AATATAGAAATTATTTAAAAAATAGTATCGGGGGAGATTTCCCCCATATATGTATCCATATTGGCATGGTGTTGCCATAAGCCATTCAGGTTACAAAATGGAAGTTTTTTCTCCTTATTTATGAGCAAGGATTGTAGGAGATACTAACTGTTCATTCATGGCTTTTTAGTCAGCAAATACCTTTGATCAGCATTTATTGACTAAACTTACATAGGTATTAGCAGTATATATAATAACTTATGGTAATTAATCAACGAGGTATATATTATCAATGCAATATTTGATAATGCTATAGTAGATTTAATGAAATCATTTTATGAAATATATAATATTCATAAAATAATCACTGTGAAGATAATTAATACCATTGATAATATCAATGCCAGAATCACAATGAAAAAGTCTAATAAATACTAAAATTACAATAAGTCATAAATTATTACATTTACTATTTATATTTACTACTTATTTATCATTCGGTTCTGTTTTTCTGTTATCTTTTAGTATTTTTTTAATGTATTTTTAGATATGAGTTTTGCTAGTTCTATTTCTAATCTTCTTGTTCATGCTGTAATCTTTGTAATTGGCTGTATTGTTGTGGTTTCAAGCGTGTATTATTTGATTTCTGGATTGATCGTAGGAGCTTTCGGTGCTTTACTGGGGTTAATTGTGATCATGTTCTCACTTTATGACAGTTGACTTTTTAATTATTTTAACACTATTATTTAAGCAAAATTTTTCATTTTATTTTCATAGGTACAAATAACTTAAATAAAACAAAGCTGTTCTAATTCTCAACTTTGAAATGGTAAATTTATATAGCACATACCAAACTACAGATTGGACAATGGAGATAATTGATGCTGGAGAATGAACCTGCTGAACGTATTGATTCAAGGGCTCTTAAGGTGTGGTTTCTAAGTGGTATCCTGGAAGGTCTTATTCTTTTACTGATCCCTCTGTTATATATGGTGTTAGGTGAGTTTCTCTGGGATTGGCCTGCCAGATGGGGCTGGTATGGAGTGGCAGTGGTAGTGATTTATACATTATGGTCCTCAATAGTAGCACCCCGGCTTAGAATACGTTTTTGGAGATATGAAATAAGGGAAGATGAAATTGATATTCAGCACGGTATTTTTATTATCCGAAGAACTCTTATACCCATGATCAGGGTTCAACACGTAGACACAGAATACGGACCGATCATGAAATATTTTGGGCTGGCAACATTAAGGATATCCACTGCTGCTACTGATCATCGCATTCCTGCTTTATCAAAAGAAAAAGCTTCAAAACTTTTGGGGGAAATATCAGCTCTTGCAAAAGTGAGTGATGAAGATGTCTGACTATAAACGCCAA
Above is a genomic segment from Methanosalsum zhilinae DSM 4017 containing:
- a CDS encoding PH domain-containing protein, with product MLENEPAERIDSRALKVWFLSGILEGLILLLIPLLYMVLGEFLWDWPARWGWYGVAVVVIYTLWSSIVAPRLRIRFWRYEIREDEIDIQHGIFIIRRTLIPMIRVQHVDTEYGPIMKYFGLATLRISTAATDHRIPALSKEKASKLLGEISALAKVSDEDV